One Rhizobiales bacterium GAS188 DNA window includes the following coding sequences:
- a CDS encoding peptide/nickel transport system permease protein yields MKRMRSTAMLAVGAIALIALAVPLLPLPDPLRIDVAHRLLGPSAQHLLGQDEYGRDVLARLLWGARTSLAVAFSAAAAACLVGVALGLVGGYLGRAAEFFAVRSMDVILCFPPLLLALLAVTLLGSGAATLIPVLAILYLPGFVRVAYAGVLSVRSQDYVEAMRALGAGPVRIMLRTILPNVSGPVLVQFSLAAASAVVLESGLSFLGLGVVPPAPSWGLMIGAARATVAQAPLLLLWPCLALSLTILAMNALCDALRDAFDPHALADAVPRRRVLAALLPGFTPSAGPVLEVRRLTLEIGTPEASIHPVRDVSLHVKAGETLAIVGESGSGKSLTGLAVMGLLPPAVRIVAGAAWLDGCDLLRLDEAALHKLRGDRLAMIFQDPLASLNPVHRVGAQIVEALEAHCGLPRRAAWEKAIAALRRVGISDPGQRAHLFPHEMSGGMRQRAMIAMAIANDPRLLIADEPTTALDVTIQAQVLDLLADLRRERGMALIFISHSLPVVSEIADHVVVMYAGEVVEEGSAQALLAEPLHPYTAALLRSAPTEDGALPIGIPGTVPLPQALPKGCAFAPRCALRVERCEAGRPPLAEARPGRLTRCLRWREVA; encoded by the coding sequence ATGAAGCGGATGCGCTCCACCGCAATGCTGGCCGTCGGCGCAATCGCGCTCATCGCGCTCGCGGTGCCGCTCCTGCCGCTCCCCGATCCGCTGCGCATCGACGTGGCGCACCGGCTGCTTGGACCCTCGGCGCAGCATCTCCTAGGCCAGGACGAATACGGCCGCGACGTGCTGGCGCGCCTGCTTTGGGGCGCGCGTACTTCGCTCGCCGTCGCCTTCAGCGCGGCTGCGGCCGCTTGCCTGGTCGGCGTCGCGCTGGGGCTCGTCGGCGGCTATCTAGGCCGGGCAGCCGAATTCTTTGCGGTGCGCAGCATGGACGTGATCTTGTGCTTCCCACCGCTGCTGTTGGCGCTGCTCGCCGTGACGCTGCTGGGATCGGGAGCAGCGACGCTGATCCCGGTGCTGGCGATCCTGTATCTCCCCGGCTTCGTGCGTGTCGCATATGCTGGCGTCCTCAGCGTGCGCAGCCAGGACTACGTCGAGGCAATGCGGGCCCTCGGTGCCGGACCGGTCCGCATCATGCTACGCACCATCCTGCCCAATGTGTCAGGCCCCGTGCTCGTGCAATTCAGCCTTGCCGCCGCCTCAGCCGTGGTGCTCGAATCCGGCCTCTCCTTCCTGGGGCTCGGTGTGGTGCCGCCGGCCCCGTCCTGGGGGCTGATGATCGGCGCAGCGCGCGCCACCGTGGCGCAGGCGCCGCTCCTGCTGCTCTGGCCATGCCTCGCGCTCAGCCTCACCATCCTGGCGATGAACGCGCTCTGTGATGCGTTGCGCGACGCCTTCGATCCGCATGCGCTCGCCGACGCAGTGCCGCGGCGCCGTGTGCTGGCAGCGCTGTTGCCCGGCTTCACGCCAAGCGCCGGGCCGGTCCTGGAGGTACGTCGCCTCACCCTCGAGATCGGAACGCCCGAGGCCTCGATCCACCCTGTGCGCGACGTCTCGCTTCACGTCAAAGCGGGGGAGACGTTGGCGATCGTCGGCGAGAGCGGATCGGGAAAATCCCTGACTGGGCTCGCCGTGATGGGGCTATTGCCGCCTGCGGTGCGCATCGTCGCTGGCGCGGCGTGGCTTGATGGCTGCGACCTGTTGCGGCTCGATGAGGCTGCGCTGCATAAGCTGCGCGGTGACAGACTCGCCATGATTTTCCAGGACCCGTTGGCGAGCCTCAATCCGGTGCACCGGGTCGGCGCGCAGATTGTCGAGGCGCTCGAGGCGCATTGCGGCCTTCCGCGACGCGCCGCCTGGGAGAAGGCGATCGCGGCCTTGCGGCGCGTAGGCATCTCCGACCCGGGACAGCGCGCGCATCTCTTCCCCCATGAGATGTCGGGCGGGATGCGCCAGCGAGCCATGATCGCGATGGCGATCGCCAATGATCCACGTCTGCTGATCGCCGATGAGCCGACTACTGCGCTCGATGTCACTATCCAGGCACAGGTGCTTGACCTCCTGGCCGATCTGCGGCGCGAGCGCGGCATGGCGCTCATCTTCATCAGCCACAGCCTGCCGGTGGTCTCGGAGATCGCCGACCATGTCGTGGTCATGTATGCCGGCGAGGTGGTGGAGGAAGGGTCGGCACAGGCACTGCTCGCCGAGCCCCTGCATCCTTACACCGCTGCGCTCCTGCGCAGCGCGCCCACTGAGGACGGCGCGCTCCCCATCGGCATCCCGGGCACGGTGCCACTGCCGCAAGCCTTGCCGAAGGGGTGCGCCTTCGCACCGCGCTGCGCGTTGCGGGTCGAGCGCTGCGAGGCCGGCCGGCCACCTCTTGCCGAGGCGCGACCCGGCAGGCTGACGCGCTGCCTTCGCTGGCGGGAGGTCGCATGA
- a CDS encoding N-methylhydantoinase B: MIVASTAPSPRQLRNFQAVAVDPITVEVIGSALASITEEMGEALVRASYSTNIKERRDCSTALFDIDGNTLCQAEHIPMHLGSFIGLIPHIMRRHRLEDMRLGDVFVGNDAYEGGGTHLPDIVLAEPIFVDGQIIAWAVNLAHHADFADRGHAHIYQEGLRIPPIRLYRAGELVKDVEELILLNCQVPRERLSDLRAQMAANRLGVQRLTALCAKYGRDTVLAAGVALQDYAERKMRAGIAAIPDGTYRFADRYDCPEIDGELDMSCEITVAGDEMRLNFEAPPQLRAGLNMTYTALLSTVYYAVKTVVDPTILPNAGLARPLSVMAPEGSVVNCVHPAAVNGRLGPCQRVVDLIHGALFAAVPERVIAACNGACYSVTFVGQKPEDKSLWVYLETIGGGSGARQMKDGLDGVHVHMTNTSNLPAEALELEYPLTLLRYELVDGSGGLGRRRGGMGLRRVYRAEHECRVRVDGARLLSAPWGLDGGLAGGMGAVLLGNGAEPFDHGSGALRKGEIIEIVTPGAGGYGPPSERDRALVERDVAEGRIDAETAARWHGSRG; encoded by the coding sequence ATGATCGTGGCCTCGACGGCGCCAAGCCCGCGCCAGCTCCGCAATTTCCAGGCGGTCGCCGTCGATCCGATCACCGTCGAGGTGATTGGCAGCGCACTCGCCTCCATAACCGAGGAGATGGGTGAGGCTTTGGTGCGCGCCAGCTACTCGACCAACATCAAGGAGCGGCGTGACTGCTCGACGGCTCTCTTCGACATCGACGGCAACACGCTGTGCCAGGCCGAGCATATCCCGATGCATCTTGGCAGCTTCATTGGGCTGATCCCTCACATCATGAGGCGGCATAGGCTCGAGGACATGCGGCTGGGCGACGTCTTCGTCGGCAATGACGCCTATGAGGGCGGCGGCACGCATCTGCCCGACATCGTGCTGGCCGAACCGATCTTCGTCGACGGGCAGATTATCGCCTGGGCCGTGAATCTCGCCCACCACGCGGATTTCGCCGATCGCGGACATGCGCATATCTATCAGGAAGGCCTGCGCATTCCACCGATCCGGCTCTACCGGGCCGGCGAGCTCGTCAAGGACGTGGAGGAGCTGATCCTGCTCAACTGCCAGGTGCCGCGCGAGCGCCTGTCCGATCTGCGTGCCCAGATGGCGGCGAACCGCCTCGGCGTGCAGCGCCTGACTGCGCTCTGCGCCAAATACGGGCGCGACACGGTGCTCGCCGCCGGCGTCGCGCTCCAGGACTATGCCGAGCGCAAGATGCGCGCCGGTATAGCAGCGATCCCGGACGGCACCTATCGCTTCGCCGATCGCTATGATTGTCCGGAGATCGACGGCGAGCTCGACATGTCCTGTGAGATCACGGTCGCAGGCGATGAGATGCGCCTCAACTTCGAAGCGCCTCCGCAGCTGCGTGCCGGGCTGAACATGACCTATACGGCGCTGCTCTCCACGGTCTATTACGCGGTGAAGACCGTGGTCGACCCGACCATCCTGCCGAATGCCGGCCTGGCGCGGCCCTTGAGCGTGATGGCGCCGGAAGGAAGCGTCGTCAACTGCGTGCATCCGGCTGCCGTCAACGGCAGGCTCGGGCCATGCCAGCGTGTGGTCGATCTGATCCATGGCGCCTTGTTCGCCGCTGTGCCGGAGCGCGTGATCGCCGCCTGCAACGGAGCCTGTTATTCGGTGACCTTCGTTGGCCAAAAGCCCGAGGACAAGAGCCTGTGGGTCTATCTTGAGACGATCGGCGGCGGCTCGGGCGCGCGCCAGATGAAGGACGGGCTCGACGGCGTGCACGTCCACATGACCAACACCTCGAACCTGCCGGCCGAGGCGCTCGAGCTCGAATATCCGCTGACCTTGCTGCGCTACGAGCTCGTCGACGGTTCCGGAGGTCTCGGGCGCCGGCGCGGCGGCATGGGCCTTCGCCGCGTCTACCGGGCCGAGCATGAGTGCCGCGTGCGCGTCGATGGCGCTCGCCTCCTATCGGCGCCTTGGGGGCTCGATGGCGGCCTCGCCGGCGGGATGGGCGCGGTTCTGCTGGGCAATGGCGCCGAACCCTTCGATCATGGCTCGGGCGCGCTGCGCAAGGGCGAGATCATCGAGATCGTCACGCCGGGCGCTGGCGGCTACGGACCGCCGAGCGAGCGCGACCGCGCGCTCGTCGAGCGCGACGTGGCCGAAGGCCGGATCGACGCCGAGACCGCGGCGCGCTGGCACGGATCGAGAGGCTGA
- a CDS encoding Sporulation related domain-containing protein: MTLSKTSVQAVDLDDLERQMRDVAIPKRSDDRLAELARIVGRNLGGIVGGREQAASAAPVQPAVRDGSFDEDEPHAEYGSAQDSDGSVDQSFDGDDVERVPDTSDTALAQRALKMRSLRSPRALALVVPFLLVTIGVGAAVVMRARPMDGLGSKAPVIKADDAPLQQAKIAEGDQALSQSALEAAGSSGKSDQLVVAAPSVSPPDLLQTAPGSSVFGTPHRVSTVSVKPDVTIVSKGKPEAAPLPPTKPRTLASAATTALVRVANMTSSVTPAATKGAEATRAKPSDASANAAGPLSFSIQLASSVSKSEALATLSRLRKQYPDKLGGGSVSRVDAGSNGVFYRVRGRPISRDAADKVCSQLKASGENCIVTRS; encoded by the coding sequence ATGACATTGTCGAAGACTTCGGTTCAAGCCGTCGATCTTGACGATCTTGAGCGGCAAATGCGCGACGTCGCCATTCCGAAGAGGAGTGACGACCGGCTGGCCGAACTTGCTCGGATCGTCGGTCGAAACCTAGGCGGCATCGTTGGCGGTCGCGAACAGGCCGCCTCGGCTGCGCCTGTCCAACCAGCTGTCCGTGATGGCTCCTTCGACGAGGATGAACCGCACGCCGAATATGGGTCGGCTCAGGATTCCGACGGGTCGGTCGACCAATCCTTTGATGGTGACGACGTTGAGCGCGTTCCAGATACGTCGGATACCGCGCTCGCGCAACGTGCTTTGAAGATGCGCAGCCTCCGATCGCCACGTGCGCTCGCTCTTGTCGTGCCATTTCTTCTTGTCACCATCGGAGTCGGCGCGGCAGTGGTCATGCGGGCTCGGCCAATGGACGGGTTGGGGAGCAAAGCGCCGGTGATCAAGGCTGACGACGCACCCTTGCAGCAAGCCAAGATCGCCGAAGGCGATCAGGCACTGTCCCAATCGGCCCTCGAGGCCGCCGGGTCGTCGGGCAAGTCCGATCAACTAGTCGTTGCCGCACCGAGCGTGTCGCCGCCAGACCTACTTCAGACTGCGCCCGGAAGCTCGGTGTTCGGCACGCCACATCGAGTCTCTACAGTATCAGTCAAACCTGACGTAACGATCGTGTCGAAAGGCAAGCCGGAAGCGGCCCCCCTACCGCCGACCAAACCGCGAACCCTCGCTTCGGCGGCCACGACAGCTTTGGTGAGGGTAGCCAACATGACTAGCAGCGTCACACCTGCGGCGACGAAGGGGGCCGAGGCGACACGCGCCAAGCCGTCCGACGCTAGTGCCAATGCCGCTGGCCCTTTGTCTTTCTCGATCCAGCTTGCATCCAGCGTCTCGAAGAGCGAAGCACTCGCGACCTTGTCGCGGTTGCGAAAGCAGTACCCCGACAAGCTCGGCGGTGGTTCCGTCAGTCGGGTCGATGCGGGCAGCAACGGCGTATTCTATCGCGTACGAGGCAGACCGATATCACGCGATGCCGCAGACAAGGTGTGCTCGCAGCTGAAAGCGAGCGGAGAGAATTGCATCGTGACCCGCAGCTGA
- a CDS encoding peptide/nickel transport system permease protein produces MSFILKRVGVAILLVWVVASIVFLAIRLVPGDPAELLLSQGGVAPDPAAVAQLHERLGLDRSLAAQYLLDLRRLLAGDLGTSLQDESSVAGEIAHRLPRTLELIAAAALFAVLLGIPGGLLAAMRLGGVLDRLGRLVSALGLAVPVFVVGTLLVLVFAQTLRLVPAGGYVPLAQDPLKHFMLLAMPALAIGFGLAASVFRMTRAAVLDVSQRDFVRTARAKGVAPNRILTRHVLRNALMPVVTVLALNLGTLLGGTVLVEYVFNYPGLSGLLVDAVNARDYPEVQGVVLVISVLFVGLNLAVDLVYAIIDPRVRQA; encoded by the coding sequence ATGTCCTTCATCCTCAAGCGCGTCGGCGTAGCGATCCTCCTGGTCTGGGTCGTCGCCAGCATCGTTTTCCTGGCGATCCGGCTAGTCCCGGGGGATCCGGCGGAGCTCCTGTTGTCGCAAGGCGGTGTGGCGCCCGATCCGGCTGCGGTTGCGCAATTGCACGAGCGGCTTGGGCTCGACCGGTCCTTGGCGGCCCAATATCTCCTCGATCTCAGGCGGCTGCTCGCTGGCGATCTCGGCACCTCGTTGCAAGACGAGTCCTCGGTCGCCGGCGAGATCGCGCACCGCCTGCCGCGTACGCTCGAGCTGATCGCGGCGGCGGCGCTTTTCGCCGTGCTCCTCGGCATCCCCGGAGGGCTCTTAGCGGCGATGCGGCTCGGCGGCGTCCTCGACCGCCTTGGCCGGCTGGTCTCGGCGTTGGGGCTCGCTGTGCCCGTCTTCGTGGTTGGCACGCTCCTGGTGCTCGTCTTCGCGCAGACGCTGCGCCTGGTGCCGGCGGGCGGCTATGTGCCGTTGGCGCAAGACCCGCTCAAGCATTTCATGCTGCTCGCGATGCCGGCGCTCGCGATCGGGTTTGGCCTTGCGGCGAGCGTCTTCCGCATGACGCGGGCCGCCGTCCTCGACGTGTCGCAGCGCGATTTCGTGCGCACCGCGCGCGCCAAGGGCGTGGCGCCGAACCGGATCCTCACGCGTCATGTGCTGCGCAACGCGCTGATGCCTGTGGTCACGGTGCTGGCGCTCAATCTCGGCACGCTGCTCGGCGGCACGGTGCTCGTCGAATATGTATTCAACTATCCGGGTCTGTCGGGGCTGCTGGTCGATGCAGTGAACGCGCGCGACTACCCCGAGGTGCAGGGTGTCGTTCTTGTCATCTCGGTGCTGTTCGTTGGGCTCAACCTCGCGGTCGATCTCGTCTACGCGATCATCGACCCGCGCGTCCGGCAAGCATGA
- a CDS encoding Phasin protein has translation MFAQYDDFQKFGKQGFDAALKNFGTLSKNFEAIAVEIADFSKKQFVANSAAFEKLVGVKTLDKAIEVQADFAKQSFEGFVAHSTKVGQLVSNLTKEAMKPVETAVGQMTTKVTK, from the coding sequence ATGTTTGCGCAGTATGACGACTTCCAGAAATTCGGTAAGCAGGGCTTTGATGCTGCCCTCAAGAACTTCGGCACGCTGTCGAAGAACTTCGAGGCGATTGCCGTCGAGATTGCCGATTTCTCGAAGAAGCAGTTCGTGGCGAACTCGGCCGCGTTCGAGAAGCTCGTCGGCGTGAAGACCCTCGACAAGGCGATCGAGGTCCAGGCCGATTTTGCCAAGCAGTCCTTCGAGGGCTTCGTCGCACATTCGACCAAGGTCGGTCAGCTCGTCAGCAACCTCACGAAGGAAGCGATGAAGCCGGTCGAGACTGCCGTCGGGCAGATGACCACGAAGGTAACGAAGTAA
- a CDS encoding peptide/nickel transport system substrate-binding protein → MELSRRSLIAAGAALPFLRLPARAATTAGKLVFGLSSYPPTFAPWANGGTAAATAKLMFHRGLLGYAADGKLRGELAESWERAEDGAWVFHLRDAVFHNGQPVTSADVAWTIEQVASEKSTAYLRAECQRIAKIETPDPKTIRLTTKEPMATLPLLMASYFLPILAKGSSDGATTGIGAGPFKIVGQERGVSIDFEAFDKFFRPGEPKLKAVRMVAYADENARVAALQAGDVDLIEYVPWQSMAAIEADPKLALQTTEGPFMYLVFNAKAKPFGDPRVRRAIAHAIRRDEIVKAAFFGRGAALEGLAVPEGTEFYDANLAHVFAYDQAKAKSLLAEAGLAAGFSCKLLATAQYGMHKDTASVVQQHLGEIGIAVELVLPDWATRVSLGNKGQYEFAVQGSASDSNDPDGLAALLAGNLSPSYTRSFALDVPQIDQLLAAGRAEFDPTKRRAIYAELQRVYLDQAPFVGLAWRAQGYAMTRQVQGFHNMPGALSFYSGTTFAEISTG, encoded by the coding sequence ATGGAACTCTCCCGCCGCTCCCTCATCGCCGCCGGCGCAGCGCTGCCTTTCCTGCGCCTGCCAGCTCGCGCCGCCACGACCGCAGGCAAATTGGTGTTCGGGCTGTCGAGCTACCCCCCGACATTCGCGCCCTGGGCCAATGGTGGCACGGCCGCCGCCACGGCCAAGCTGATGTTCCACCGCGGCCTCCTCGGCTATGCGGCGGATGGCAAACTGCGCGGCGAGCTCGCCGAGAGCTGGGAGCGGGCAGAGGACGGCGCCTGGGTCTTCCATCTGCGCGATGCCGTGTTCCACAACGGCCAGCCCGTGACCTCCGCCGATGTCGCCTGGACGATCGAGCAGGTCGCGAGCGAGAAGTCGACCGCTTATCTGCGCGCCGAATGTCAGCGCATCGCCAAGATCGAGACGCCGGACCCCAAGACCATACGGCTGACGACGAAAGAACCGATGGCGACCCTGCCGCTCCTTATGGCGAGCTATTTCCTGCCGATCCTCGCCAAGGGCTCGAGCGATGGCGCGACCACAGGCATCGGGGCGGGCCCCTTCAAGATCGTCGGCCAGGAGCGCGGCGTGTCGATCGACTTCGAGGCCTTCGACAAGTTCTTCCGCCCCGGCGAGCCGAAGCTGAAGGCGGTGCGCATGGTCGCCTATGCGGACGAGAATGCGCGCGTGGCGGCGCTTCAGGCCGGCGATGTCGACCTGATCGAATATGTGCCCTGGCAGTCGATGGCAGCCATCGAAGCCGATCCGAAGCTCGCCCTGCAGACGACCGAGGGGCCGTTCATGTACCTGGTGTTCAACGCCAAGGCCAAGCCCTTCGGCGACCCGCGCGTGCGCCGGGCGATCGCCCATGCGATCAGGCGCGACGAGATCGTCAAGGCGGCCTTCTTCGGCCGCGGGGCGGCGCTGGAGGGGCTCGCCGTCCCCGAGGGCACAGAGTTCTACGACGCCAACCTGGCGCACGTTTTTGCCTATGATCAGGCAAAAGCGAAGTCGTTGCTTGCCGAGGCCGGGCTCGCTGCTGGCTTTTCCTGCAAGCTTCTGGCGACTGCGCAATACGGCATGCACAAGGACACGGCGAGCGTCGTGCAGCAGCATCTCGGCGAGATCGGAATAGCGGTCGAATTGGTGCTGCCGGATTGGGCGACGCGCGTTTCGCTTGGCAATAAGGGGCAATATGAATTCGCCGTCCAGGGCAGCGCCTCGGACAGCAACGATCCTGACGGGCTCGCGGCGCTGCTAGCCGGCAACCTCTCGCCCTCCTATACGCGCAGCTTCGCGCTCGACGTCCCGCAGATCGACCAGTTGCTGGCAGCAGGGCGCGCCGAATTCGATCCGACGAAGCGACGCGCCATCTACGCAGAGCTGCAGCGGGTCTATCTCGACCAAGCGCCTTTTGTCGGCCTTGCCTGGCGGGCTCAGGGCTATGCCATGACGAGGCAGGTGCAAGGCTTCCACAACATGCCCGGCGCGCTGAGCTTCTATTCCGGGACGACCTTCGCGGAGATCAGCACTGGCTAA
- a CDS encoding N-methylhydantoinase A — MTWRVGVDSGGTFTDVCLFDESSGRVEVWKVSSTPDDPSRGIAQGVAEGVEQVGAAPADVGYFGHGTTVATNALIQHRGVRTGLITSDGFRDLLEIGRQKRPDLYDLQADKPPVLVARDLRLEVPERVRHDGTVETKLDEVAFRAAVKKLREADVKAVAVSFLYGFVRTEHEETAQRILAEEFPEAFICVSHQVAPEFREYERMSTAVVNAYLGPVMRGYIGRLADRLRDLKVDATPHLTQSNGGVIGFEQAARLPVRTVLSGPSTGVVAAQVVGRLAGFPDLITFDMGGTSTDVALLQAGQCRLASEAVVHGYPIKAPMLDIHTVGAGGGSIAFVDSGGHLKVGPRSAGADPGPVCYARGNTEPTVTDANVVLQTLNPTHLLGGRMPIRQELAKEAIAGLARQLRMDPMATAQGIISVVTANMARAIRVISVQRGHDPRDYTLAAFGGAGPLHAARLAKELEIGRVLVPRNPGILCAMGLLLTDLRADFATTRLNTLANAALPEVAAAFRHLRGQAEAWFEEEGIGEAARRIARTVDMRYAGQNYELPVPVPDGEVSAATLEAVSEGFAAAHRRMYGFVAEDEPVQLVTFRVEASGIVSKASFQPQEDCGRDASGAIIGKRDVFMPEAGGFVVCPVYDRDRMRAGNRLTGPAIIEQMDATTVVLPGMTARVEPYLNIILEAS, encoded by the coding sequence GTGACGTGGCGTGTGGGCGTGGATTCGGGGGGGACCTTCACCGATGTCTGCTTGTTCGATGAGAGCTCCGGGCGGGTCGAGGTCTGGAAGGTCTCCTCGACGCCCGACGATCCCTCTCGCGGCATCGCACAGGGCGTGGCCGAGGGCGTGGAGCAGGTCGGAGCGGCCCCCGCCGATGTCGGCTATTTCGGGCACGGCACGACAGTCGCCACCAACGCCCTGATCCAGCATCGCGGTGTCCGCACCGGGCTGATCACCAGCGACGGCTTCCGCGATCTCCTCGAAATCGGGCGGCAGAAGCGCCCTGATCTCTACGACCTGCAGGCCGACAAGCCGCCGGTGCTCGTGGCGCGCGACTTGCGCCTCGAGGTGCCCGAGCGCGTGCGTCATGACGGCACCGTGGAAACGAAGCTCGACGAAGTCGCCTTCCGGGCGGCGGTGAAGAAGCTGCGTGAGGCCGACGTCAAGGCCGTGGCGGTGAGCTTCCTCTACGGCTTCGTGCGCACCGAGCATGAGGAGACGGCTCAGCGTATCCTCGCTGAGGAATTCCCCGAGGCCTTCATCTGCGTCTCCCATCAAGTGGCGCCGGAATTCCGCGAATATGAGCGCATGTCGACAGCGGTCGTGAACGCTTATCTTGGCCCGGTGATGCGGGGCTACATCGGCCGCCTCGCCGATCGCCTGCGCGACCTCAAGGTCGACGCCACGCCGCATCTGACGCAGTCGAATGGTGGCGTGATCGGCTTCGAGCAGGCGGCGCGGCTGCCGGTGCGCACCGTGCTCTCGGGGCCCAGCACCGGCGTGGTGGCGGCCCAGGTGGTCGGGCGCCTGGCGGGCTTTCCCGACCTCATCACCTTCGACATGGGAGGCACCAGCACCGATGTGGCGCTGCTGCAGGCCGGGCAGTGCCGCCTGGCGAGCGAAGCGGTGGTGCATGGCTATCCGATCAAAGCACCGATGCTCGACATCCACACGGTGGGTGCAGGTGGCGGCTCCATTGCCTTCGTCGACAGCGGCGGACATCTGAAGGTCGGCCCGCGCAGCGCCGGCGCGGATCCCGGACCCGTCTGCTATGCGCGCGGCAACACTGAGCCCACCGTCACTGATGCCAATGTGGTGCTGCAGACGCTGAACCCGACCCATCTATTGGGCGGCCGCATGCCGATACGCCAGGAGCTGGCCAAGGAGGCGATCGCTGGGCTGGCGCGCCAGCTGCGGATGGATCCGATGGCAACCGCGCAGGGCATCATCTCGGTGGTGACCGCGAATATGGCGCGCGCCATCCGCGTCATCAGTGTGCAACGCGGCCACGACCCGCGTGACTACACCCTCGCGGCTTTCGGCGGCGCGGGACCGCTGCATGCGGCGCGCCTCGCCAAGGAGCTGGAGATCGGCCGCGTGCTCGTGCCGCGCAATCCCGGCATTCTGTGCGCCATGGGCCTGCTCTTGACCGACCTGCGCGCCGACTTCGCGACGACGCGGCTCAACACCCTCGCCAACGCTGCCCTACCCGAGGTTGCCGCCGCGTTCCGGCATCTCCGTGGCCAGGCTGAAGCATGGTTCGAGGAGGAGGGTATTGGCGAGGCGGCGCGTCGCATCGCGCGCACCGTCGACATGCGCTATGCGGGCCAGAATTACGAGCTGCCGGTGCCGGTGCCGGACGGCGAGGTGAGCGCGGCGACGCTCGAGGCGGTCTCCGAAGGCTTCGCCGCCGCGCATCGGCGCATGTACGGCTTCGTCGCGGAGGATGAGCCCGTGCAACTCGTCACCTTTCGCGTGGAGGCGAGCGGTATCGTCAGCAAGGCATCCTTCCAGCCGCAGGAAGATTGTGGGCGCGATGCCTCGGGCGCCATCATCGGCAAGCGCGACGTCTTCATGCCGGAGGCCGGTGGCTTCGTCGTTTGCCCCGTCTATGATCGCGACAGGATGCGCGCCGGCAACCGCCTCACGGGGCCCGCCATCATCGAGCAGATGGACGCAACCACCGTGGTGCTGCCCGGCATGACGGCGCGCGTCGAGCCGTATCTCAACATCATCTTGGAGGCATCATGA
- a CDS encoding peptide/nickel transport system ATP-binding protein/oligopeptide transport system ATP-binding protein — translation MTGLVVAEGLTRRFAAHGLITRQPPVQAVTDVSLSLAPGEALGLVGESGSGKSTLGRLMLGLLAPSEGRVLFDGQDLSQLAPGERRALRRRMQIVFQDPQSSLDPRRTVGAQIADGLAIHRLVPAARFRSQVEELLTQVGLSPTHIERYPHQFSGGQRQRLGIARALATRPDFLVADEPVSALDVSVQAQVLHLLADLRRRLNLALLFISHDLTVVRSLCDRVAVMYLGRVMEAGPTASVFAKPHHPYTQALLSAVPSLDPARRGVRILLAGDPPSPSAPPSGCVFRTRCPKAMPQCSMAVPEFRDLGGEHVAACVLAPHEPPTNGPV, via the coding sequence ATGACCGGCCTCGTCGTAGCCGAGGGCCTGACCCGGCGCTTCGCGGCGCACGGCCTCATCACACGCCAGCCCCCAGTGCAGGCGGTGACGGACGTCTCGCTTTCGCTCGCGCCGGGCGAGGCCCTTGGGCTCGTCGGAGAGAGCGGTTCAGGCAAGAGCACGCTGGGTCGGCTGATGCTCGGCCTGCTGGCGCCGAGCGAGGGCCGCGTGCTGTTCGACGGGCAAGACCTGTCGCAATTGGCCCCAGGCGAGCGGCGCGCCTTGCGCCGACGCATGCAGATCGTCTTCCAGGATCCGCAATCGAGCCTCGATCCGCGCCGCACCGTCGGCGCCCAGATCGCCGACGGCCTCGCGATCCACAGGCTCGTGCCGGCGGCGCGGTTTCGGTCGCAGGTCGAGGAGCTTCTGACACAGGTCGGCTTGTCGCCTACCCACATCGAACGCTACCCGCATCAATTCTCCGGCGGCCAGCGGCAGCGGCTCGGCATTGCGCGGGCGCTGGCGACGCGACCGGATTTTCTGGTGGCAGACGAGCCGGTCTCGGCGCTGGATGTTTCCGTGCAGGCGCAAGTGCTGCATCTCCTGGCCGATCTGCGCCGCCGCCTCAATCTCGCGCTTCTGTTCATCAGCCACGATCTCACCGTCGTCCGCAGCCTGTGCGACCGTGTGGCTGTGATGTATCTGGGGAGAGTGATGGAGGCGGGTCCCACCGCTTCGGTGTTCGCAAAGCCGCATCATCCTTACACACAAGCCTTGCTCTCGGCAGTGCCGAGCCTCGATCCGGCGCGGCGGGGCGTCCGCATTCTGCTTGCCGGCGATCCGCCGAGCCCCTCGGCGCCGCCCTCAGGTTGCGTCTTTCGGACCCGCTGCCCAAAGGCGATGCCCCAATGTTCGATGGCGGTGCCGGAATTCCGTGATCTAGGTGGCGAGCACGTCGCCGCCTGTGTGCTGGCACCACATGAGCCGCCGACGAACGGCCCAGTCTAG